A genomic region of Xanthomonas fragariae contains the following coding sequences:
- a CDS encoding 2-oxoglutarate dehydrogenase E1 component, which yields MDNLLKQFAQSSQLAGGNAAYIEDLYEQYLVAPDSVDPKWKSYFDGFKGRDAGDVPHSAAIAHILTASRQATNAGTGTGASDERERNVGRLITAYRARGHLGAQLDPLGLTPPVNPPDLDLPFHSLSQADLDSEFSTGGVGGQPRMKLKDLLARLKATYASTIGAEFMHIQEFDQRQWIYKRLEDAGGKIASDAASRKRTLERLTAAEGLERYLHTKYVGQKRFSLEGGDALIPMMDEIIRQSGNDQVKDIVIGMAHRGRLNVLVNTLGKNPRKLFDEFEGKFEHAHDDRAHTGDVKYHMGFSADIAVGSDTQVHLALAFNPSHLEIVDPVVVGSVRSRQERFGDAERKTVLPILIHGDAAFAGQGVVMELFQMSQARGFAVGGTVHIVVNNQIGFTTSARDDARSTLYCTDVAKMIGAPVFHVNGDDPDAVMFVSKLAYEFRQKFKKDVVIDLVCYRRWGHNEADEPAATQPVMYQTIRKHKTTRELYAAKLESDGVLSADEARALVDGYRNKLDSGEYTTELAKRKPDEFAIDWSRYLVGTPANPVDTRVKRDQLDRLAKLITTIPEGVELHARVSKIYEDRVKMAAGNQLGDWGFAENLAYATLLAEGHKLRLVGQDAGRGTFFHRHAILHDQKTDSYYLPLRQLVQNPEDATVIDSLLSEEAVVGFEYGYSTTDPNALCIWEAQFGDFANGAQVVIDQFIAAGEAKWGRIAGLSLFLPHGYEGQGPEHSSARLERFLQLCALENMLVCVPTTPAQCFHMIRRQMRMTTRKPLVVMTPKSLLRHKLAVSSLEELADGEFQHLIPDAKADAGKVRRVVLCSGKVYYDLLEDQTKRGQDDVAILRAEQLYPFPRAQLAAELKAYANATDVVWCQEEPQNQGAWYQIRHHLNSCLSSGQSLHYAGRARSPSPAAGHMADHITEQQKLVADALLNPFNDQVAE from the coding sequence GTGGATAATCTCCTAAAGCAGTTCGCGCAGTCATCGCAGCTCGCCGGCGGCAACGCCGCCTATATCGAGGATCTGTACGAGCAGTACCTCGTCGCCCCAGACAGTGTCGATCCGAAGTGGAAGAGCTATTTCGATGGCTTCAAAGGTCGCGATGCTGGTGATGTACCGCATTCGGCGGCTATTGCCCACATCCTCACTGCTTCCAGGCAAGCAACCAATGCGGGGACCGGCACTGGCGCCAGTGACGAGCGCGAGCGCAATGTCGGCCGTCTGATCACTGCCTATCGCGCACGCGGTCATCTCGGCGCGCAGCTCGACCCGCTCGGTCTGACTCCGCCGGTCAATCCGCCCGATCTGGATCTACCGTTCCACAGCCTGTCGCAGGCGGATCTGGACAGCGAGTTCAGTACCGGCGGTGTCGGTGGTCAGCCGCGGATGAAGCTAAAGGATCTGCTGGCTCGCCTGAAAGCGACCTACGCCAGCACCATCGGCGCAGAGTTCATGCATATTCAGGAATTCGACCAGCGCCAATGGATCTACAAGCGCCTGGAAGATGCCGGCGGCAAGATCGCCAGCGACGCTGCCAGCCGCAAGCGCACGCTAGAGCGGCTCACCGCCGCCGAAGGCCTGGAGCGCTACCTGCATACCAAGTACGTCGGTCAAAAACGCTTCTCGCTGGAAGGCGGCGATGCGTTGATCCCGATGATGGACGAGATCATTCGCCAGTCCGGCAACGATCAGGTCAAGGACATCGTGATCGGCATGGCCCACCGCGGCCGCCTCAACGTGCTGGTCAATACCTTGGGCAAGAACCCGCGCAAGCTGTTCGACGAGTTCGAAGGCAAGTTCGAGCACGCCCACGACGACCGCGCGCACACCGGCGACGTCAAGTACCACATGGGCTTCTCGGCCGACATCGCCGTCGGTAGCGACACGCAGGTGCACCTGGCGCTGGCGTTCAACCCGTCGCACCTGGAAATCGTCGACCCGGTCGTGGTCGGCAGCGTGCGTTCACGTCAGGAACGTTTCGGGGATGCAGAGCGCAAGACCGTGCTGCCGATCCTGATCCACGGCGATGCCGCATTCGCTGGCCAGGGCGTGGTGATGGAGCTGTTCCAGATGTCGCAGGCACGTGGTTTCGCGGTTGGCGGCACCGTGCACATCGTGGTGAACAACCAGATCGGCTTCACCACCAGCGCCCGCGACGACGCCCGTTCCACGCTGTACTGCACTGACGTTGCCAAGATGATCGGCGCGCCGGTTTTCCACGTGAACGGCGACGACCCGGATGCGGTGATGTTCGTGTCCAAGCTGGCGTACGAATTCCGCCAGAAGTTCAAGAAAGATGTGGTCATCGACCTGGTCTGCTACCGCCGTTGGGGCCATAACGAGGCCGATGAACCGGCAGCGACCCAACCAGTGATGTATCAGACCATCCGCAAACACAAGACCACCCGCGAGCTCTATGCCGCCAAGCTGGAAAGCGACGGCGTGCTGAGTGCTGATGAGGCTAGGGCGCTGGTCGACGGCTACCGCAACAAGCTCGATTCGGGCGAATACACCACCGAATTAGCCAAGCGCAAGCCGGACGAATTCGCCATCGATTGGTCCAGGTATCTGGTCGGCACCCCTGCCAATCCGGTAGACACGCGCGTCAAGCGCGATCAGCTGGACCGTCTGGCCAAGCTGATCACCACAATCCCGGAAGGCGTCGAGCTGCATGCACGCGTGTCCAAGATCTACGAGGACCGCGTCAAGATGGCCGCCGGCAATCAGCTAGGCGACTGGGGCTTTGCCGAAAACCTGGCCTACGCCACCTTGCTTGCCGAAGGCCACAAGCTGCGTCTGGTTGGTCAGGACGCCGGTCGTGGCACGTTCTTCCACCGTCACGCGATCCTGCACGATCAGAAGACCGACAGCTATTACCTGCCGCTGCGCCAGCTGGTGCAGAACCCGGAAGACGCCACCGTGATCGATTCGCTGCTCAGCGAAGAAGCGGTGGTGGGCTTTGAATACGGCTACTCCACCACCGACCCGAATGCGCTATGCATATGGGAAGCGCAGTTCGGCGACTTCGCCAATGGTGCGCAGGTGGTGATAGACCAGTTCATCGCCGCTGGCGAAGCCAAGTGGGGCCGCATCGCGGGCCTGTCGCTGTTCCTGCCGCACGGCTACGAAGGCCAGGGTCCGGAGCACAGCTCCGCGCGGCTGGAGCGCTTCCTGCAGCTGTGCGCGCTGGAAAACATGCTGGTGTGCGTGCCGACCACCCCGGCGCAGTGCTTCCACATGATCCGTCGTCAGATGCGCATGACGACCCGCAAGCCGCTGGTGGTGATGACGCCGAAGTCGCTGTTGCGCCACAAGCTGGCGGTGTCGAGCCTGGAAGAACTGGCCGACGGTGAGTTCCAGCATCTGATTCCAGATGCCAAGGCCGATGCCGGAAAGGTCAGGCGGGTGGTGCTGTGCTCGGGCAAGGTCTATTACGACCTGCTCGAAGACCAGACCAAGCGTGGCCAGGACGACGTTGCCATTCTTCGTGCGGAGCAGCTGTATCCGTTCCCGCGTGCGCAGTTGGCCGCCGAACTCAAGGCTTATGCCAATGCCACCGACGTGGTGTGGTGTCAGGAAGAGCCGCAGAATCAGGGCGCGTGGTACCAGATCCGCCACCATCTGAACTCCTGCCTGTCCAGCGGTCAGAGCCTGCACTACGCCGGCCGTGCCCGTTCGCCCTCGCCTGCTGCCGGCCATATGGCCGACCACATCACCGAACAGCAGAAGCTGGTCGCCGATGCGCTACTCAATCCGTTCAACGACCAAGTCGCTGAATAA
- the lpdA gene encoding dihydrolipoyl dehydrogenase, producing MSEQEQFDVVVIGAGPAGYHAAIRAAQLGMKVACIDAAIGKDGKPALGGTCLRVGCIPSKALLDSSRQFWNMGHLFGDHGISFNDAKMDVPTMIGRKDKIVKQFTGGIAMLFKANKITPYYGFGQLLPGNVVRVAQHEGGEIELKGTNVMLAPGSESIELPFAKFDGDTIVDNVGGLDFTAVPKRLAVIGAGVIGLELGSVWKRLGAEVTILEALPDFLSLADAEVAKTALKEFKKQGLDIKLGAKVSKTEITGSGDAKQVVVSYTDAAGEQTLTVDKLLVAVGRKAATKNVLAEGTGVKLSERGQIEVDAHCHTGVDGVWAIGDCVRGPMLAHKGFEEGIAVAELIAGLPGHVNFDTIPWVIYTEPEIAWVGKTEQQLKAEGVAYKSGSFPFAAIGRAVAMGEPAGLVKVIADAETDRVLGMHLVGVGVSELVHEGVLTMEFNGSADDLARICHAHPTLSEAIHDAAMAVSKRAIHKAN from the coding sequence ATGAGCGAACAAGAACAATTCGACGTCGTCGTCATCGGTGCCGGTCCGGCCGGTTATCACGCAGCGATTCGCGCGGCCCAGCTTGGCATGAAGGTTGCCTGCATCGACGCAGCAATCGGCAAGGACGGCAAGCCGGCCCTTGGCGGTACCTGCCTGCGCGTGGGCTGCATTCCCTCCAAGGCACTGCTGGATTCCTCGCGCCAGTTCTGGAACATGGGCCACCTGTTCGGCGACCACGGCATCAGCTTCAACGACGCCAAGATGGACGTGCCCACCATGATCGGCCGCAAGGACAAGATCGTGAAGCAGTTCACCGGCGGCATCGCGATGCTGTTCAAGGCGAACAAGATCACCCCGTACTACGGTTTCGGCCAGCTGTTGCCGGGCAACGTCGTCAGGGTTGCCCAGCACGAAGGCGGCGAGATCGAGCTGAAGGGCACCAACGTGATGCTGGCACCGGGTTCGGAATCGATCGAGCTGCCGTTTGCCAAGTTCGATGGCGACACCATCGTCGACAACGTCGGCGGCCTGGATTTCACCGCCGTTCCCAAGCGTCTGGCGGTGATCGGCGCTGGCGTGATCGGGCTGGAGCTGGGTAGCGTGTGGAAGCGCCTGGGCGCCGAGGTCACCATCCTCGAAGCGTTGCCGGACTTCCTGTCGCTGGCCGATGCGGAAGTGGCCAAGACCGCGTTGAAGGAATTCAAGAAGCAGGGCCTGGACATCAAGCTCGGCGCCAAGGTCAGCAAGACCGAGATCACCGGCAGCGGCGATGCCAAGCAGGTGGTGGTCAGCTACACCGACGCCGCCGGCGAACAGACCCTCACCGTGGACAAACTGCTGGTCGCCGTGGGCCGCAAGGCGGCAACCAAAAACGTGCTGGCCGAGGGCACCGGCGTCAAGCTCAGCGAGCGTGGCCAGATCGAAGTGGACGCGCATTGCCACACCGGCGTCGACGGCGTGTGGGCGATTGGCGACTGTGTGCGCGGCCCGATGCTGGCGCACAAGGGCTTCGAGGAAGGTATTGCAGTGGCCGAACTGATCGCCGGTCTGCCGGGTCACGTCAACTTCGATACCATTCCGTGGGTCATTTACACCGAGCCTGAGATTGCCTGGGTCGGCAAGACCGAGCAGCAGTTGAAGGCCGAAGGCGTCGCCTACAAGTCCGGCAGCTTCCCGTTCGCGGCGATCGGTCGTGCCGTTGCCATGGGCGAGCCGGCCGGCTTGGTCAAGGTCATCGCCGATGCTGAAACCGATCGCGTGCTGGGCATGCATCTGGTCGGCGTGGGCGTTTCCGAGCTGGTGCACGAAGGTGTGCTGACGATGGAGTTCAACGGCTCCGCCGACGACTTGGCGCGCATCTGTCACGCGCACCCGACGCTATCCGAAGCGATCCATGATGCCGCGATGGCGGTGAGCAAGCGCGCGATCCACAAGGCTAACTGA
- a CDS encoding GNAT family N-acetyltransferase produces the protein MTPQARTQIVSLHPASDAEVLRALRLACTTDTAGNTGDAEWDALDPLSLQLAACCEDGQLIASVRLTPDRRIDKLGVLPNWRRRGLADQLVAAAVDNARQRGWPSLQARVNANAEAVFARLGFLPDTASEFHTERDAGNPLGNPLHRRLDGPMAVDDLSAAVAATTALLCATRRQVLIYTRTLDPPLFDSAAVLDALRRFATDRHDKRLRVLVQDTAGASANSSAMLRLAQRLPSVFRFRAVSDPVDTSHASAYVVGDDAYYFRPIGHRFDGGETWLSGAARSRQLEREFAQIWERSALWSEPRALGI, from the coding sequence ATGACCCCCCAAGCCAGGACGCAGATCGTCTCGCTGCACCCGGCCTCCGACGCTGAGGTTCTGCGTGCGCTGCGCCTGGCCTGCACCACCGACACCGCTGGGAACACCGGCGATGCCGAGTGGGATGCACTGGACCCGCTCAGCTTGCAATTGGCCGCGTGCTGCGAGGACGGCCAGCTGATCGCCTCGGTGCGGCTGACCCCAGATCGCCGCATCGACAAACTCGGCGTCCTGCCCAACTGGCGCCGCCGCGGCCTGGCCGACCAACTGGTTGCAGCTGCCGTCGACAACGCCCGACAACGCGGCTGGCCCAGCCTGCAGGCCCGGGTCAACGCAAACGCAGAGGCCGTGTTCGCACGCCTCGGTTTCTTGCCGGATACCGCTTCCGAATTTCACACTGAGCGCGATGCGGGCAATCCACTTGGGAACCCCCTGCACCGTCGCCTCGACGGCCCAATGGCGGTAGACGACCTGAGCGCGGCCGTGGCCGCCACCACCGCGCTGCTGTGCGCCACACGTCGCCAGGTGCTGATCTATACCCGCACACTGGATCCGCCGTTGTTCGACAGCGCCGCAGTGCTCGATGCGTTGCGCCGCTTCGCCACCGACCGCCACGACAAACGCTTGCGTGTACTGGTGCAGGACACCGCAGGCGCGAGCGCCAATAGCAGCGCGATGCTGCGCCTAGCGCAGCGTTTACCCAGCGTGTTTCGCTTCCGTGCGGTCAGCGATCCGGTCGATACCAGCCATGCGTCGGCCTATGTCGTGGGCGATGACGCCTACTATTTTCGTCCAATAGGTCATCGCTTTGACGGTGGTGAAACCTGGCTGTCCGGCGCGGCGCGCAGTCGCCAGCTGGAGCGCGAATTCGCTCAGATATGGGAGCGCAGCGCGCTTTGGAGCGAACCGCGCGCACTCGGTATCTGA
- the purB gene encoding adenylosuccinate lyase, whose amino-acid sequence MSDSALLALSPLDGRYASKVDALRPIFSEYGLIKARVKVEIEWLLALAAEPGIVELAPFSTASTQTLRRLADDFSVTHAARVKEIERTTNHDVKAVEYFIKEQLKDDAELGPALEFVHFACTSEDINNLSYGLMLEQARREVLLPTLDGITASLRNLARAQAAQPMLSRTHGQTASPTTLGKEIANVVARLQRQRKQIAAVELTGKVNGAVGNYNAHLVSYPELDWAAFAQRFVESLGLVFNPYTTQIEPHDNMAEIGDATRRANTILIDLSRDIWGYISLGYFRQKLKEGEVGSSTMPHKVNPIDFENAEGNFGIANALFEHFSAKLPISRWQRDLTDSTVLRALGTAFGHTQVALDSLAKGLGKLTVNSERLDADLDAAWEVLAEAVQTVMRRHGLPNPYEQLKALTRGQVITAASMQAFVESLQLPEADKQRLRALTPGTYTGLAEQLARGI is encoded by the coding sequence ATGTCGGATTCCGCCCTGCTCGCCCTGTCTCCGCTCGACGGCCGCTACGCCTCCAAGGTGGATGCGCTGCGCCCGATCTTTTCCGAATACGGACTGATCAAGGCGCGGGTCAAGGTCGAGATCGAATGGCTGCTGGCACTGGCCGCCGAGCCGGGCATCGTCGAGTTGGCACCGTTCTCGACCGCCTCCACGCAGACCCTGCGCCGGCTGGCCGACGACTTCAGCGTGACCCATGCCGCGCGGGTCAAGGAGATCGAGCGCACCACCAACCATGACGTCAAAGCGGTGGAGTACTTCATCAAGGAGCAGCTCAAAGACGATGCGGAATTGGGTCCGGCGCTGGAATTCGTGCATTTCGCCTGCACCAGTGAGGACATCAACAACCTCAGCTACGGCCTGATGCTGGAACAGGCCCGCCGCGAGGTGTTGCTGCCGACGCTGGACGGCATCACTGCCTCGCTGCGCAATCTTGCCCGTGCGCAAGCGGCCCAGCCGATGCTGTCGCGCACGCATGGCCAGACCGCCTCGCCGACCACCCTAGGCAAGGAAATCGCCAACGTGGTCGCGCGGCTGCAGCGCCAGCGCAAGCAGATCGCCGCGGTCGAGCTCACCGGCAAGGTCAATGGCGCGGTCGGTAACTACAACGCGCACCTGGTGTCGTATCCGGAGCTGGACTGGGCGGCGTTCGCGCAGCGCTTCGTCGAAAGCCTGGGCCTGGTGTTCAATCCGTACACCACCCAGATCGAGCCGCATGACAACATGGCCGAAATCGGCGATGCCACCCGCCGCGCCAACACCATCCTGATCGACCTGTCGCGCGACATCTGGGGCTATATCTCGCTGGGCTACTTCAGGCAGAAGCTCAAAGAAGGCGAAGTCGGTTCCTCGACCATGCCACACAAGGTCAACCCGATCGACTTCGAAAACGCCGAAGGCAATTTCGGCATCGCTAATGCGCTGTTCGAGCATTTTTCCGCCAAATTGCCGATCAGCCGCTGGCAGCGCGACCTCACCGACTCCACGGTGCTGCGCGCGCTGGGCACCGCGTTCGGCCATACCCAGGTCGCACTGGATTCACTGGCCAAGGGTCTGGGCAAGCTGACCGTCAACTCCGAGCGTCTGGACGCCGATCTGGATGCGGCATGGGAAGTGCTGGCCGAGGCCGTGCAGACGGTGATGCGCCGTCATGGCCTGCCCAATCCGTACGAGCAATTGAAGGCATTGACGCGCGGCCAGGTCATTACTGCAGCGTCGATGCAGGCCTTCGTGGAAAGCCTTCAGTTGCCGGAAGCCGACAAGCAGCGCCTGCGTGCGCTGACCCCGGGCACTTACACCGGTCTGGCCGAGCAACTGGCGCGCGGCATTTAA
- the sucB gene encoding dihydrolipoyllysine-residue succinyltransferase, which yields MATEVKVPVLPESVSDATIASWHKKAGEAVKRDENLVDLETDKVVLEVPSPVDGVLKEIRFEAGSTVTSNQILAIIEEGAVAAAAPAEEEKKAGAPAPAAAAPAAASAPAAAATPTASKSSADALPPGARFSAITQGVDPSQVEGTGRRGAVTKEDIVNFAKNGGVGRAGGARPEERVAMTRVRKRIAERLMQSKNSTAMLTTFNEVNLAKVSAARKELQDEFQKTHGIKLGFMSFFVKAAANALQRFPLVNASIDGEDIIYHGYSDISIAVSTEKGLVTPVLRNVERQSFAEIEQGIADYARKARDGKLSLEELQGGTFTVTNGGTFGSLLSTPIINPPQSAILGMHAIKERPIAENGQVVIAPMMYLALSYDHRIIDGKDSVQFLVDIKNQLENPGRMLFGL from the coding sequence ATGGCCACCGAAGTCAAAGTTCCGGTACTGCCCGAATCCGTTTCCGACGCCACCATCGCCAGCTGGCACAAGAAGGCTGGTGAAGCGGTCAAGCGCGACGAGAATCTGGTCGACCTGGAAACCGACAAGGTCGTGTTGGAAGTTCCTTCGCCGGTCGACGGCGTGCTGAAGGAAATCAGGTTCGAAGCCGGCAGCACGGTCACCAGCAACCAGATCCTGGCGATCATCGAAGAAGGCGCTGTGGCTGCTGCTGCACCTGCCGAAGAAGAGAAGAAGGCTGGTGCACCGGCGCCTGCCGCTGCTGCGCCAGCCGCGGCTTCAGCACCAGCTGCTGCCGCTACGCCGACCGCTTCCAAGTCGTCGGCCGATGCCCTACCCCCGGGTGCGCGCTTCTCCGCGATCACCCAGGGCGTGGATCCATCGCAGGTCGAAGGCACCGGCCGTCGTGGCGCAGTGACCAAGGAAGACATCGTCAACTTTGCCAAAAATGGCGGCGTCGGCAGGGCCGGCGGTGCACGTCCTGAAGAGCGCGTGGCGATGACCCGCGTGCGCAAGCGCATCGCCGAGCGTCTGATGCAGTCGAAGAACTCGACTGCAATGCTGACCACCTTCAACGAGGTCAACCTTGCCAAGGTTTCAGCTGCGCGCAAGGAACTGCAGGACGAGTTCCAGAAGACGCACGGCATCAAGCTCGGCTTCATGAGCTTTTTCGTCAAGGCTGCTGCCAATGCATTACAGCGCTTTCCGCTGGTCAACGCTTCGATCGATGGCGAAGACATCATATATCACGGCTACAGCGACATCTCCATCGCCGTATCGACCGAGAAGGGCTTAGTCACGCCGGTGCTGCGTAACGTCGAGCGCCAGTCGTTCGCCGAGATCGAGCAAGGCATCGCCGACTACGCCAGGAAGGCGCGCGACGGCAAGCTGAGCCTGGAAGAGCTGCAGGGCGGCACCTTTACCGTGACCAACGGCGGCACTTTCGGCTCGCTGCTGTCCACCCCGATCATCAACCCGCCGCAAAGCGCCATCCTGGGCATGCACGCCATCAAGGAGCGCCCGATCGCCGAGAACGGCCAGGTCGTGATCGCACCGATGATGTATCTGGCGCTGTCCTATGACCACCGCATCATCGACGGTAAGGATTCGGTGCAGTTCCTGGTGGACATCAAGAATCAGCTGGAAAACCCGGGCCGGATGTTGTTCGGTCTGTGA
- a CDS encoding class II fumarate hydratase, which yields MSERFRTEHDSMGELQVPADALWGAQTQRAVQNFPVSGQPMPRGFICALGLIKAAAAGVNAELGLLPKSISKTVQDAALQVADGTHDAQFPVDVYQTGSGTSSNMNANEVIATLATRAGKDAVHPNDHVNLGQSSNDVVPTAIRVSALLAVQEQLQPALKHLRKTIDKRVKSLDKVVKTGRTHLMDAMPLTFGQEFGTWSAQLSSAQDRIDDALKRLRRLPLGGTAIGTGINADPRFGGKVAKALSSLSGGKFESAENKFEGLAAQDDAVELSGQLNALAVALIKIANDLRWMNAGPLAGLGEIELPALQPGSSIMPGKVNPVIPEATVMACAQVIGHHTAITVAGQTGNFQLNVTLPLIAYNLLDSITLLSNVSRLLADTAIAGLRVRQERVREALDRNPILVTALNPIIGYEKAAAIAKRAYKEQRPVLDVAMEDSGLSEADLRRLLDPAALTRGGIQAGGGGGGGG from the coding sequence ATGAGCGAACGTTTCAGGACCGAACACGACAGCATGGGCGAATTGCAGGTGCCTGCCGACGCGTTGTGGGGCGCGCAGACCCAGCGTGCCGTGCAGAATTTCCCGGTGTCCGGCCAACCGATGCCGCGTGGGTTTATCTGCGCGCTGGGGTTGATCAAGGCGGCTGCGGCCGGCGTCAACGCCGAGCTTGGGTTGTTGCCGAAATCGATCAGCAAGACGGTGCAGGATGCCGCATTGCAGGTGGCTGACGGTACGCACGATGCGCAGTTTCCGGTCGATGTCTATCAGACCGGTTCGGGCACCTCGTCCAACATGAATGCCAACGAGGTGATCGCAACGCTGGCCACGCGCGCCGGCAAGGATGCAGTGCATCCAAATGATCACGTCAATCTCGGGCAGAGTTCCAACGATGTGGTGCCGACTGCCATCCGCGTGTCTGCATTGCTCGCGGTGCAGGAACAGTTGCAACCGGCGCTCAAGCATCTGCGCAAGACCATCGACAAGCGTGTCAAGAGCCTGGACAAGGTGGTTAAGACAGGTCGCACCCATCTGATGGATGCGATGCCGCTGACATTTGGGCAGGAGTTCGGTACGTGGTCGGCGCAGCTGAGTTCGGCGCAGGATCGCATCGACGATGCGCTCAAGCGCTTGCGGCGGCTGCCACTGGGCGGCACTGCGATCGGTACCGGCATCAATGCCGATCCACGCTTCGGCGGCAAGGTGGCAAAGGCTTTGTCGAGCTTGAGCGGGGGCAAGTTCGAGAGTGCAGAAAACAAGTTCGAAGGCTTGGCCGCTCAGGACGATGCAGTGGAATTGTCCGGCCAACTCAATGCGCTGGCAGTTGCGCTGATCAAAATCGCAAATGACCTGCGCTGGATGAATGCCGGTCCGTTGGCGGGCTTGGGCGAGATCGAATTGCCGGCGTTGCAGCCGGGCAGTTCGATTATGCCAGGCAAGGTCAACCCGGTAATTCCAGAAGCCACCGTGATGGCGTGCGCGCAGGTGATTGGCCACCACACCGCAATCACTGTGGCCGGGCAGACCGGTAACTTTCAGTTGAACGTGACGCTGCCGCTGATTGCCTACAACCTGCTGGATTCGATCACGCTGCTGAGCAATGTCTCGCGCCTGTTGGCAGATACCGCAATTGCCGGCTTGAGGGTGCGTCAGGAGCGCGTACGCGAGGCATTGGATCGCAATCCCATTCTGGTCACCGCGCTGAACCCGATCATCGGCTACGAAAAGGCTGCTGCAATCGCCAAGCGTGCCTACAAAGAGCAGCGCCCGGTGCTGGATGTGGCCATGGAGGACAGCGGGCTCAGCGAAGCCGATCTGCGGCGGTTGCTAGATCCGGCCGCGTTGACCCGTGGTGGGATCCAGGCGGGCGGCGGCGGTGGAGGCGGTGGCTGA
- a CDS encoding cupin domain-containing protein: protein MKKTTAKKIVAPKRAHLPFEIHATRDQPLGMPVERFLRNYWHKYPLLIRNAFPDFQSPLQPEDLAGLACEDGVLARLISHDRAKDNWNVRTGPFQETDFPDLPDHDWTLLVQDVDKWDADVRALLERFHFLPRWRLDDIMISFAATGGSVGAHVDHYDVFLLQGQGHRRWQVDARAQLGRKAAPLAFRDDVELKLLREFKPTHDWVLGPGDMLYLPPLVPHHGVAEDACLAFSIGTRAPSSAELIGDYLDTLIADADEAVRYHDEDLKVPADPYEIDVTAMNRVVEALNALRMNDPDRLGDWFGRFITTYRASGDVVPAAEPIPREAVEQALEEGVLLHRHPWSRLAWRRAKRGATLFCSGLEFALSTKDAARLAAAEEVDGALYAQLSTRGREAVLELLAQGHYQRAHEEADDDIEHIEDDQAHALRLSTSHDDAETDTPDTDEEIDAEANVEEVPDTADSPAEAVDAEQDDDSDIADDEASDDSDEAPKRV from the coding sequence ATGAAAAAAACCACCGCAAAAAAGATTGTCGCCCCAAAGCGCGCGCACCTGCCCTTCGAGATCCATGCCACGCGCGACCAGCCGCTGGGCATGCCGGTGGAGCGCTTCCTACGCAATTACTGGCACAAGTACCCGCTGCTGATACGCAATGCGTTCCCCGATTTCCAGTCGCCGCTGCAGCCCGAAGACCTGGCCGGCCTGGCTTGCGAAGATGGTGTGCTGGCGCGACTGATCAGCCACGACCGCGCCAAAGACAACTGGAACGTGCGCACCGGCCCGTTCCAGGAAACCGATTTCCCCGACCTGCCCGACCATGATTGGACCTTATTGGTACAGGACGTGGACAAATGGGATGCAGATGTGCGCGCATTGCTGGAGCGGTTCCACTTCCTGCCGCGCTGGCGCCTCGACGACATCATGATCAGCTTCGCCGCGACCGGCGGCTCGGTCGGCGCGCATGTCGATCATTACGACGTGTTCCTGCTGCAGGGCCAGGGCCACCGCCGCTGGCAGGTCGATGCGCGTGCGCAATTGGGCCGCAAGGCCGCGCCGCTGGCATTCCGCGACGATGTCGAGCTCAAGCTGCTGCGCGAGTTCAAGCCCACCCACGATTGGGTACTGGGCCCGGGTGACATGCTGTATTTGCCGCCGCTGGTGCCGCACCACGGCGTGGCCGAAGACGCCTGCCTGGCCTTCTCGATCGGCACCCGCGCGCCGTCATCGGCCGAGTTGATCGGCGACTATCTGGACACCTTGATCGCCGACGCCGACGAGGCCGTGCGCTACCACGACGAAGACCTCAAAGTGCCGGCCGATCCGTACGAGATCGACGTTACCGCGATGAACCGCGTGGTCGAAGCGCTCAACGCGCTGCGCATGAACGACCCGGATCGCCTGGGCGACTGGTTCGGCCGCTTCATAACCACCTACCGCGCCTCCGGCGACGTGGTGCCGGCAGCGGAGCCGATTCCGCGCGAAGCGGTCGAACAAGCACTTGAAGAAGGCGTGCTGCTGCATCGTCATCCGTGGTCGCGACTGGCTTGGCGTCGTGCCAAGCGAGGTGCCACGTTGTTCTGCAGCGGCCTGGAATTTGCGTTATCGACCAAGGACGCGGCCCGCCTGGCAGCGGCCGAAGAGGTCGACGGCGCGTTATACGCCCAGTTGTCTACGCGCGGCCGCGAGGCCGTGCTGGAGTTGCTGGCGCAAGGCCACTACCAGCGCGCCCACGAGGAGGCGGACGACGACATCGAGCACATCGAGGACGACCAGGCACATGCGCTGAGGCTGTCGACAAGCCACGACGATGCCGAGACCGACACACCGGATACGGACGAGGAGATCGACGCCGAGGCCAACGTCGAGGAGGTGCCGGACACGGCAGACAGCCCGGCCGAAGCAGTCGACGCAGAGCAGGACGATGACAGCGACATCGCCGACGACGAGGCATCAGACGACAGCGACGAGGCTCCCAAACGCGTATGA